One Babylonia areolata isolate BAREFJ2019XMU chromosome 20, ASM4173473v1, whole genome shotgun sequence DNA segment encodes these proteins:
- the LOC143295195 gene encoding inactive pancreatic lipase-related protein 1-like, with translation MAGLHLLFLAFTGIVPVATGFLLDGLHIGGSGSGGTAQNEEKCYPDLGCFSNRAPFHSAHRPLSLLPQDLADIGTTFSLFTRETWNTSGQEILDASNSSGVADTHFSAARATKVIVHGFTHSARRQWVQTMVRHLLKHDDLNVITVDWEKGAGLPYGQAAANARVVGAQLSQLLHVLAEAPLNHSQALVHLVGHSLGAHVAGYAGERTLGLGRITGLDPSDPYFHGTPPQVRLDPSDAQFVDVIHTDASTPGSLGMGMAEAMGHVDFYPNGGSHQPGCDQDLLSTLTHSAWSAVTVGLYSAEGAVACSHLRAIDLFTESIGTPCPFTAYPCSSEDDFDQGRCLGCPGNGCSRLGYHADGESGRGSMYLHTQDSASFCNYHYQINMTSENAVDGIITLTIYGDKGRTSPTPLTTKNEIVNTGATISHLVTSRTDVGAVTGVGVHFAKSHTILVHLLYSDTWTLRDVTMRSGETQTQSVFCAGGQNVPDQTMSVFHLMGQC, from the exons GGTTCCTGCTGGACGGCCTACACATCGGCGGCAGCGGCAGCGGCGGCACGGCACAGAACGAGGAGAAGTGCTACCCTGACCTGGGCTGCTTCAGTAACAGAGCCCCCTTCCACTCCGCACACAGACCCCTCAGCCTTTTGCCTCAGGACCTCGCAGACATCggcaccaccttctctctcttcaccag GGAGACGTGGAACACCTCAGGTCAGGAGATCCTGGACGCCTCAAACTCCAGCGGGGTGGCCGACACCCACTTCTCCGCGGCACGGGCCACCAAGGTCATCGTCCACGGCTTCACCCACAGCGCGCGCCGCCAGTGGGTCCAAACCATGGTGCGCCATCTCCTCAAGCAC GACGACCTCAACGTGATCACGGTGGACTGGGAAAAGGGGGCGGGGCTTCCTTACGGGCAGGCGGCGGCCAACGCGCGCGTGGTGGGCGCCCAGCTGTCCCAGCTCCTGCACGTGCTGGCTGAGGCGCCCCTCAACCACAGCCAGGCGCTCGTGCACCTCGTGGGCCACAGCCTGGGCGCTCACGTGGCGGGGTACGCTGGGGAGCGAACCTTGGGGCTGGGGAGAATCACTG GTCTGGACCCGTCCGACCCATACTTTCACGGAACACCTCCTCAGGTCAGACTGGACCCCTCTGACGCACAGTTCGTGGACGTGATCCATACGGATGCCTCCACCCCGGGTAGCCTTGGGATGGGCATGGCGGAGGCCATGGGTCACGTGGACTTCTACCCGAACGGCGGCTCCCACCAGCCGGGGTGTGACCAGGACCTGCTGAGCACCCTGACCCACAGCGCGTGGTCCGCTGTCACTGTGGGGCTGTATT CGGCCGAAGGTGCAGTGGCATGCAGCCACCTGCGGGCCATTGACTTGTTCACGGAGTCCATAGGCACGCCCTGCCCCTTCACCGCCTACCCATGCTCCAGCGAGGACGACTTTGACCAAGGTCGCTGCCTAGGCTGCCCCGGAAACGGATGCTCGCGCCTCGGTTACCATGCCGACGGCGAGAGTGGGCGTGGCTCGATGTACCTGCACACACAGGATTCTGCTTCTTTCTGTA ATTACCATTACCAGATCAACATGACGTCAGAGAACGCTGTGGACGGCATCATCACTCTGACCATATATGGCGATAAAGGACGTACTAGCCCCACACCCCTGACGAC AAAGAACGAGATCGTGAACACGGGCGCCACCATCTCGCACCTGGTGACGTCACGGACGGACGTTGGGgcggtgacgggggtgggggtgcactTCGCCAAGTCCCACACCATTCTGGTCCACCTCCTGTACTCTGACACCTGGACTCTGAGGGACGTCACCATGAGATCCGGAGAGACCCAGACaca GTCAGTGTTTTGTGCCGGGGGTCAGAACGTCCCTGACCAAACGATGTCCGTCTTTCACCTGATGGGACAGTGCTGA